The following proteins are co-located in the Candidatus Phytoplasma asteris genome:
- the rpsK gene encoding 30S ribosomal protein S11: MARKKTTKRKVKKNVPLGIAHIHTTFNNTIVTITDLNGNAVTWSSAGALGFKGSRKSTPFAAQLAAEAVAKAAMEHGMVKVETFITGPGPGREAAIRSLQAAGLEITAIKDVTAVPHNGCRPPKPPRG, from the coding sequence TTGGCAAGAAAAAAAACTACCAAACGCAAAGTTAAAAAAAATGTTCCTTTAGGAATTGCACATATTCATACCACTTTTAACAACACTATCGTTACTATCACTGATCTTAACGGTAATGCTGTTACTTGGAGTAGTGCAGGTGCTTTGGGTTTTAAAGGAAGTCGTAAATCAACTCCCTTTGCAGCACAATTAGCCGCTGAAGCAGTTGCCAAAGCAGCGATGGAACACGGAATGGTTAAAGTAGAAACTTTCATTACAGGACCAGGTCCCGGAAGAGAAGCAGCTATCCGTTCTTTGCAAGCAGCAGGATTAGAAATTACTGCTATTAAAGATGTTACTGCAGTACCACATAATGGTTGTCGACCGCCAAAACCTCCTAGAGGATAA
- a CDS encoding DNA-directed RNA polymerase subunit alpha, producing MKNIKFIKPFFVEEIDENPISGKFIIKPLERGYGITVGNALRRVLLSSLPGTAIVNVKIQGVEQEFTTIPGVYEDVMTIILNLKKIVFAVDDESDDFEEKLELIAKGPQRLTASSFELPAGVKIINPDHYITTLSDDVCFHMTVTLKKGIGYVGAKDNKVHGENQVGVIAIDSLFTPVVNVSYQVEKKLGNKDELTIEITTNGALLAKEALATAASILVDHFNVLVELSQKPAHVEFVSESKKEAHNYVLDLEIEQLDLSVRLFNSLKRAGIDTVAALVKLSEKEVVKLKSLGRKSFQELKDKFLEYGLEFNDYLKEVLHHSVEEDKDKH from the coding sequence ATGAAAAATATTAAATTTATTAAACCTTTTTTTGTTGAAGAAATTGATGAAAATCCCATTTCTGGGAAATTCATCATTAAACCTTTAGAAAGAGGATACGGCATTACTGTAGGAAACGCTCTAAGAAGAGTTTTGTTATCTTCTTTGCCTGGTACTGCTATTGTAAATGTTAAAATTCAAGGAGTAGAACAAGAATTTACCACTATTCCTGGCGTTTATGAAGATGTCATGACAATTATTTTAAATTTAAAAAAAATTGTTTTTGCCGTAGACGACGAATCAGATGATTTTGAAGAAAAACTAGAACTAATTGCCAAAGGACCACAACGCCTAACCGCTTCTTCTTTCGAACTGCCTGCAGGAGTTAAAATCATCAACCCCGATCATTACATTACCACTCTTTCTGATGATGTTTGCTTTCATATGACAGTTACCCTTAAAAAAGGCATTGGTTATGTTGGCGCCAAAGACAACAAAGTTCACGGCGAAAATCAAGTAGGCGTTATTGCAATTGATTCTTTATTTACTCCTGTTGTCAATGTTTCTTATCAAGTAGAAAAAAAATTAGGCAACAAAGACGAATTAACTATTGAAATTACCACTAACGGCGCTCTTTTAGCTAAAGAAGCTTTAGCAACTGCAGCTAGCATTTTAGTAGATCATTTTAATGTTTTAGTAGAATTAAGCCAAAAACCTGCTCATGTAGAATTTGTTTCTGAATCTAAAAAAGAAGCTCACAATTACGTACTAGATTTAGAAATTGAACAACTAGATTTATCTGTAAGGCTTTTTAACAGTCTTAAAAGAGCAGGGATTGACACAGTTGCTGCTTTAGTAAAATTAAGTGAAAAAGAAGTTGTCAAACTTAAAAGCTTAGGACGAAAATCTTTCCAAGAATTAAAAGATAAATTTTTAGAATACGGTTTAGAATTCAATGATTATCTTAAAGAAGTTTTGCATCACAGCGTTGAAGAAGACAAAGACAAACATTAA
- the rplQ gene encoding 50S ribosomal protein L17 → MPFSKLGRNKSQRRALLRTLMTDLIVQEKIMITEPKAKELQKLADKMVTLSKKNTLHTRRQAKRHLFDEKINDDTTVLQKLFKDISSKYLDRPGGYTRVIKTVPRRGDGAPMAIIAFV, encoded by the coding sequence ATGCCTTTTAGCAAATTAGGACGCAATAAATCTCAAAGAAGAGCTTTGTTAAGAACTTTAATGACTGATTTAATTGTGCAAGAAAAAATTATGATAACTGAACCCAAAGCTAAAGAATTACAAAAATTAGCTGATAAAATGGTTACTTTATCTAAAAAAAATACTTTGCATACTAGACGCCAAGCCAAAAGACATCTTTTTGATGAAAAAATCAACGATGACACTACAGTTTTGCAAAAACTATTTAAAGATATCTCATCTAAATATCTTGATCGTCCAGGTGGATATACTAGAGTTATTAAAACTGTTCCTCGTCGTGGTGATGGTGCTCCAATGGCAATTATTGCTTTTGTTTAA
- the truA gene encoding tRNA pseudouridine(38-40) synthase TruA encodes MQHFFYKLILSYDGTCYYGYQKQPQKITVQQTFEKALKKMTHQNIPNFAASRTDKGVHSQGQTLHFQTTFFLKPTHFQKTLNYFLPPDIRVRQMNFATPNFHARYSAKSKIYQYVFSKKPLNAFNHHFQIFADKLDFDKITKALKFIEGTHNFFAFTSETQPKNFFKTIFQAFLKETSHKYILVFHGNGFLKYMIRFLVGSLIEIGKNKLSLEQFQAMLLGNTTKKATLLAPAKALVLKKIFY; translated from the coding sequence TTGCAACACTTTTTTTATAAATTAATTTTAAGCTATGATGGCACTTGTTATTATGGATATCAAAAACAACCTCAAAAAATAACCGTTCAACAAACTTTTGAAAAAGCTTTAAAAAAAATGACCCATCAAAACATCCCTAATTTTGCAGCTAGTAGAACCGATAAAGGAGTCCATTCCCAAGGGCAAACCCTCCATTTCCAAACCACTTTTTTTCTAAAACCCACACATTTCCAAAAAACTCTTAATTATTTTTTGCCTCCTGATATTAGAGTTAGACAAATGAACTTTGCCACTCCTAATTTTCATGCTCGTTATTCAGCGAAATCAAAAATTTATCAATATGTTTTTTCCAAAAAACCTCTCAACGCTTTTAACCATCATTTTCAAATTTTTGCTGACAAACTTGATTTTGATAAAATCACCAAAGCCCTAAAATTTATTGAAGGCACCCATAATTTTTTTGCTTTTACTAGTGAGACCCAACCTAAAAATTTTTTTAAAACCATTTTTCAAGCCTTTCTCAAAGAAACTTCACACAAATATATTTTAGTTTTTCATGGAAACGGTTTTTTAAAATATATGATTCGTTTTTTGGTAGGAAGTTTAATTGAAATTGGTAAAAATAAACTTTCTTTGGAACAATTTCAAGCGATGTTATTAGGC